The genomic window TCCTTGCGGTGGTTCTCGTATCCCTTTACGGAACATCCTGGACAACAGTTGACCAGCTCCCACAGAATCTGGAAGACCAGAGTAATATTAAAGCCATAGGTACCCTGATATTCACTGATTTTGTAGTACCATTTGAAGTTCTTTCAATTGTACTGCTGTCTTCACTCACGGGTGCTATTTACATGGCAAAAGGAGAGGATGACCAATGATTCCCCTTAATTGGTATCTTGCACTTTCTGCAATAATTTTTTCCATAGGACTCTATGGTTTCATTTCACAGAAAAACGGTATTCGTATCCTGATGTGTGTGGAACTTATGCTAAATGCAGCAAACATTAATCTTGTAGCTTTTTCCAGTTACAATGACGACATGAGCGGCCAGGTATTTGCTCTCTTCTCGATAGCACTGGCAGCAGCAGAAGCAGCAATAGGTTTCGCAATCATGATGTCCATTTACAGGATGCGGGATGCTATCAATCTTGACGAGCTTAACTTGTTGAGGTGGTAATGATATGGCTTATGATAATTTAGCGTTTTTAATACCACTTTTACCCGCACTCGCCTTTGTAATTACCTTCTTTGTAGGTAAGAAAACCCCATATGGCGGAGCATTAATTCCGATATTCGCAATAGCAGCATCATTTTTGATCTCTCTATTGATCACTATAGGATTGCTGCAGAACCCGGATCAGGTAATTAGCCAGTCCTACCACTGGTTTGCAATTCTTAATCTGGGTGTTCTGATAGATCCGCTTGCAGCGGTAATGCTCACAATGGTGACCTTTGTAAGTCTGCTTATTCACATCTATTCAGTAGGCTACATGTCACATGACCCGGCCAAATCAAGGTACTTTGCAGAGACCTCCCTTTTCACTGCGTCCATGCTCAGTCTGATTTTGTCCGACAATATTCTCCAGTTGTTCATAAGCTGGGAACTTGTGGGTCTGTGTTCTTATCTGCTGATCGGTTTCTGGTACCAGAAACCCAGCGCTGCTTCAGCGGCAAAGAAGGCTTTCCTCACCACGAGGATTGGAGATGTCATGTTCCTTGCAGGTATTATTGTCCTGTTTGCCGATCTTTTCAAACTGGTAAACGGCAGTATTCCCGAAGGTGTCTACCTGCTCCGCTTCGATGAGATTTTCTCATACATCCCCGAAATAGCTGCCATGAATGCAACTATCCTCGGATTTGAGGTCAGCCATCTTACGATAATCACCCTTCTGTTCTTCGGAGGGGCCGTTGGTAAATCCGGTCAGTTCCCGCTACATGTGTGGCTGCCTGATGCAATGGAAGGTCCAACAACGGTTTCGGCCCTTATCCATGCTGCAACAATGGTTACAGCCGGTGTGTATCTGGTTGCAAGAACTTTCCCGATGTTCATAGCTGCACCACAATCCCTCATAATAGTGGCATATGTGGGTGCTTTCACTGCACTGTTTGCTGCAACAATGGGAATTGTGATGAACGATTTGAAACGGGTACTTGCCTATTCTACCATCAGTCAGCTTGGTTACATGATGCTGGGATTGGGTATGGGAGCAGTCATCGGTGCAGAAGCAGTCGGTGTATCTATATTCCACCTTATCAGCCATGCATTCTTCAAGGCACTTCTTTTCCTTTGTGCCGGTAGTGTGATCCATGCTGTTGGAACCCATGATATGAGGGAACTCGGTGGTGTTGCAAAGGTCATGCCGATAACAGCTGCAACAATGGTGGCCGCATCTCTTGCCCTTGCAGGCTTCGGTATACCCGGAACCTCTATAGGAAGTACTGGTTTCTTCAGTAAAGACCCAATAATTGAGAATGCATATCTCTTTGGAGAACATGCAGGCAACTGGTTCCCATATCTCTTTGCAATCGTGGCAGCACTGCTTACTTCACTTTACATATTCAGGCTGCTGTTCATGACATTTGCCGGAAAGCCCAGGACCAATTATGGTGGACATGAATCTCCTGCATCAATGACAGTTCCGCTTTCCATACTGGGTATACTTGCCCTGGTCTTCGGAGCTATCGTTGTTGAGCCATTCAACAAGTTTGTAAGCAGTACCTTTGTGAACAATTTTGTTAACATGGATATCCCTGCTTTGGCAGAGGTGGGTAACTATGAACTTGTCCATCATGCAGGCCACGAACCACTTCTCATCCTGTGGATGCCTGTTATCGTTGCAGTAATTGGTCTGTTGATCGCCTTTGTGATCTACTACCAGAAAGCAATAGACATGAGCAGGTTTGTTTCAAAAAACAATGTTGTTTACAAACTCCTCTACAACCGCTACTATCAGAATGAGATCTTCACCCAGCTCTTTGCTGTCAAGTTTGTCTATGAAGGTCTTGCTATGGCAGGTTATCACATAGACAGGTTTATTGATGGTATTGTCAACGTAATCAGTTACCTGACAATAGAGGTAGGGGATTCCTTCAGGAAGATACAGACAGGAGTTATACAGCACTACTCGGTGGCTGTCATTACGGGAGTAAGTCTCCTGGTAATATTGATCAAGCTCGTCATGGAGGTCTTCTAATGTTGCCGGTATTATCACTCATAGTGCTGATTCCGCTATTGTTCTCAGCATTTGCATTCCTTACGAAAACAAGGGAGCAAGCTCGTGTGGTGGCCCTTATGGGTACACTTATCACTCTGGTATTGACCCTTTACATGTATTTCAGCTTCGACAGTTCATCAGCTGCGATGCAGTTTGAAGAAATGGCAAGCTGGATTCCAAGTCTTGGTATAAACTACCACCTTGGTGTTGATGGTATCTCAATGCCTCTTATATTGCTCAATGCAATAGTAATTCCACTGCTTATACTGTTCACCTGGGATGATGTCAGATCAACTCCCAACAGGTTTTACGGCCTTATCCTTGCAATGCAGGGAGCAGTTATCGGTGTATTCATTTCCCTGGACTTCTTCCTCTTCTATGTATTCTGGGAACTTACACTGATCCCGCTGTTCTTCATGGTGAACATATGGGGCGGTCCGAATAAGAGGCATGCTTCAATCAAGTTCTTCATTTACACCCATGTGGCTTCCCTGGTGATGCTTCTGGGTATCTTTGGACTTTACTTTGCTGCCTGGGACCAGACTGGTGTGGCAAATATGGGCATTGCCCATCTCATGAGCCAGTTCCCGATGATTGGGTCAGGTATTGCCAGAGATGCAATATTCCTTGCACTTCTCTTCGGTTTCCTGGTGAAACTTCCAATAGTGCCATTCCATTCCTGGTTGCCCGATGCTTATGCAGAGGCACCGACTGCCGGCAGTGTACTGTTCATCCTGCTCAAGATTGCAGGATACGGGATCTTCCGTGTTATCCTGCCAATGCTTCCTGCTACAGGAACCCCGGATATGATGATTACAATCCTGGGATTGCTTGGTTCTGTAAGTATTGTGTACGGTGCATTCCTAGCACTGTCCCAGAAGGATCTCAAGAGAATGGTTGCCTATTCCAGTGTAAGTCACATGGGCTTTGTGGCCCTGGGAGCTGCAGGACTTGTTGCATTGTCTATATCCGGAGCAATGTTCCAGCAGTTTTCCCACGGTTTGATAATGAGCATAATGTTCATGTCCGTAGGAGTAATTCAGGCCTCTACCGGTACCAGAATTATCAATGACCTTGGAGGCCTTGCTACAAAAATGCCCAAACTGGCGGTTATAATGATGCTGGCTTTCATGGCTTCCCTGGGATTGCCAGGTTTGACCGGTTTCATCGCTGAATTCATGGTTTTCACTTTCAGTTATGTAAACGTGCCAACATTTGTAATACTCGCACTGTTTGGTGTAGTCATAACTGCTGGTTACCATCTCTGGGCAATGCAAAGAACTATGTTTGGCGTCTATAATGGAAAGATCGGAGAGGTCTTTGACCTGTCCAATGTACAGACCTTCTCCATGGCAGTTATAGCCCTGCTGGTACTGTACTTCGGATTGAACCCAAGTCCGGTGCTGGATATGATGATTACAGGTTCGAATGAAATAGTCAGCCTTATGGCTGCAATGGGGGTGTAAGAATGGTAGATTTGATGTTACTTGCACCTGAAATTATAGTTGCATTGACTGGATTGATCGTACTCACGATTGGTATTTTCATGGGTTCGTCATCCAAAAACGTACTTGGCTATATCGCAACAGCAGGCTGTCTGGCAGCCCTTGCAATGGTGATTGGCAACTTCAGTGCTTCTGCATTGATGTTTTCCGATACCCTGAGTGTGGACCCCCTTTCCCAGTTCTTTAAACTGGTGTTTTTGGTGGTTGCTCTTATTGTGTCCATTGCATCGATCAAGTACACTGAAGACAATAAAGACACGGAAATCTTCTATACCCTTGTGCTGTTTGCCACCTTCGGTATGATGTTTGTGGCATCTGCCAATGACCTCATGGTTCTTTTTGTGGCCTTTGAGCTGGCAAGTATAGCAACATATGCCCTTGCCGGGTTTGAGAAGAAGAACCCCCGGTCTGTCGAAGCATCAATGAAATACCTGCTTATGGGTGCTCTCTCAGCAGCCCTATTGCTTATGGGAATATCCTTTGTTTACGGTGCAACTGGTACCACATCCATTCCGGGCATCGCCCAGAATATGGATGTATTGGCCTCCAACGCAATCGGTTTACTTGCAATAGTACTCCTGATAGCAGGTTTTGGTTTCAAGATTGCTCTTGTACCATTCCACATGTGGGCTCCGGATACCTACCAGGGTTCACCTTCTGTTGTATCGGCCCTGCTGGCCGCAGGCTCCAAGAAGATGGCATTTGTTGCCGCATTCAAGGTATTCATAGTAGCCCTTCTGGCAATCCAGGCCGACTGGAGGATGGCTTTTGCGGTACTGGCAGTAATTACCATGACATATGGTAATGTAGTGGCCCTGTCCCAGAGAAGTGTGAAACGTATGCTCGCTTACTCCTCTGTTGCACAGGCAGGCTACATTTCAATGGCATTTGTTGTACTGACCCCGATGGCACTGACCGGAGGTATACTTTATACCCTGGCCCATGGTTTCATGAAAGCCGGTGCTTTCATAGCTACGGCCGCTGTAGTCTACATGGTTATAAAGGAAAAGAGGGATACGGAAATCCCTGATCACCTTGATAACTTCAAGGGATTGGGTAAGAAAATGCCAATAACGGCACTGTGTCTTACAGTATTTGTACTTGCACTTGCAGGAATTCCCCCAACAGCAGGTTACATGAGTAAGTTCATCCTTTTCTCCTCGACTATTCAGGCAGGAATGGTATGGCTTGCTGTAATCGCAATCTTAAACAGTGCGGTTTCCCTGTATTACTATGCAAGGCTTGTACGATACATGTATGCAATGCCTCATGAAGGTGAAAAACTAGCCGAGCCTGCTCCTTATGTAGCAGCTCTTCTGATTTCCCTTGTGGGTGTACTGGCTATTGGTTTATGGCCAGAGCCATTCGTTAAAATTGCAATGCAAGCAGCCAGCGTACTTGTCGGAGGTATCTAATATGGCAGATTGTGATCTGTGCGGTGTGTCAATACCCACCGTTTGTCCGGTAAAAGTGTTTGAACCCCGGTTCGAACACTCTTATCCTGAAGGAATCTGGAAAGGTCTTTGCGAAAAATGTCTTGATTCTGCAAAAGGCACATTTGACGAAAAAAGAGATGAGGAAGGCAAATGCGTTCCCGGTAATAAATTCGAGAATTGTGATCTTTGTGGGACCACTTGCCAAATCTATGATATAGAGGTCTTTGTTCCCTCATTCAAGAATGTATACGATGAAGAGGTAAGACATCTCTGCAGGCGCTGTCTTGAAAGCTGTAATGAGGCCTATGACAGGAAAGATGAGTGTTTTGGAGAACACCACTAAAAGGGGATTCTCCCCCCTTCCTCTATTTTTTAAGCTATACTGAGTAATATAACCAGTATCGTAAATCTTGTTAGAATACTCATTCCGGTTGATATTGTTACTATTTTCACGCCCAGTTTTGGACCGAATATAGATATATATCTTGGCAATAGAGTCCTTATACTGAATATCGGCAGCATGAACATACTTCCAAGCATTATGACGATCATGGCCTGCAGATAGGATATACTTCCCTCACCTATCATGGGGCCAAGCAAGGACACTCCCAATATGGGGCTGGCAATATAAGTTGTCAGGGGAATGATGCTTTCTGAAGGAATCCCAAAAAGGTCAGCCAGAGGCAGCACACTGAATATTTCAAAAAAACCTCTCTCCCTCAGTGCAAAAACAAGGGTTGTCATACCCAGGTATATTGTGGCAATCTTGAAGAAAAGTTTCTTTTCTTTTTTGAAACTTGCTTTCATTGCTTCCTTTAGTGGCGGTCTATTACCGTTATGTCCGTCATCCAGTGTACAGTTTTTTTGTTCCTTTATCCAGAATTTGCTCAGTATAATAACAACTGAAAACTTCACAACGGCTGATATAATGAATACCATCACGTAGAATCCACCAACTACAGGTCCCAGTGCAGGTATTATTATGGGTATCTGATACGTTATGATCCCCCTTACATAAGCAGGTGTACTGTTGAGAAGGGCACATAGTATTGCTTCCCTGTCATTAACACACCCTTTATCCTTTGCCTGGACCACCATGCTGTTTGCAGCAGCCGTTGATCCGATAGCAACTAAAAAAGCACTTCCGCAGGACTCGGGCAGATTGGTGTGCTTGAGGAGAGGTCTTGCGAGGCGGGATAATTTTTTCATCAGCCCCAATTCTATAAGGAGTCCGGCACCCCATAATCCAATAAAAATCATTATAAGTATGGGAACTGCAAAATCAAGAACCCTTAATAACAGGTCGATCATATCATTTTAGATAGGAATCCCTGTAAATTAATCTATTTATCCCTTTTTTATTAATACCAGAAGTTTGATATTATTAGTAATAATATCTGGAGATGTGAAGATCATGAAAAAAGAAATGATGAACATCCTTGCCTGTCCCCTGTGCAAGGGGGAGCTAGTTCTAAATATAAGCAGTGATGAAGGGGAAGAGGTTATTAGTGGTACTCTCTATTGTGCTGCATGTGACGAATATTATCCCATCGAGGCAGGCATTCCCAACATGCTTCCTCCTGAAATGAGAGACTAAACAGGTGAATCCCCATTGCAACAGATACATATCAACAGACTTGGTGTAAATTCCATTGAATTTGATATTCCTTCTGTTGAGGTTTCCCTCTCACCCGGTGGAGAACAGAGTTTTGAGATCGTGATTATCAACTATGGTTCGCCGACTCATGTCAATTTTTCCATTTCAGAAAATCTGGATGGTTATGTAACTTTCCTTGATGACAATCCTTATGTGACCCATGAAGAATATGTACCAGTTGTTGTCAGGATTCCTCATGAAGGCAGGGTATTCAGTAGTGGCACAATTTTTGTTACCATGGGATATGGCTCCAAAACAGAATCATTTGGTATAAACATAGGCCAGCAGGACAACGTACGAATTCCTGTAGAGGAAGAACCGAAAATAGAACCTGTCCATATTCCTTCCCCTCCTTCTTCTGCATCAAAGACTAAATGGAGCATGGATTTTGGCCAGTTCCTTAAGAAATCCATCTCTCCAAATGATATGAAATTAATCACCCTTTTGTTTATGTTAATTGGTTTCCTCTTTGGTGCCTATTATGTAATATCATCTGTTAATCTAAATCCTGCCGGTTTTTCAACCAGCTTTTATACATCTCTGGCAATCGCTATTCTTCTGACTTTATTATTTGCTTATATGTTAACCAAACTACCTGTTTTCAGAAAATAACGAGGTACTTAGAATGAAATATATTATAATCACAGGCGGTGTTATGAGTGGTCTCGGTAAGGGGATTACTGCTGCTTCTGTAGGACGGAACCTGAAAAACAAGGGACAAAAGGTAACTGCCATCAAGATAGATCCTTATATCAATATTGATGCAGGTACCATGAGTCCTTTCCAGCACGGTGAAGTTTATGTGCTGAAAGACGGTGGTGAAGTAGATCTCGATCTGGGCAACTACGAACGGTATCTTGACACTGAACTGACATGGGACCATAACCTGACTACCGGTAAGATATACCAGTCTGTTATTGAAAAGGAGAGAAGGGGTGAATATC from Methanohalophilus halophilus includes these protein-coding regions:
- the fpoJ gene encoding F420H2 dehydrogenase subunit FpoJ, with the protein product MATDKPDIWDSFVHQFNPRRFLIRLAHMEIPPLEVIGRAFVRAAVVGLFLAVVLVSLYGTSWTTVDQLPQNLEDQSNIKAIGTLIFTDFVVPFEVLSIVLLSSLTGAIYMAKGEDDQ
- the fpoK gene encoding F420H2 dehydrogenase subunit FpoK translates to MIPLNWYLALSAIIFSIGLYGFISQKNGIRILMCVELMLNAANINLVAFSSYNDDMSGQVFALFSIALAAAEAAIGFAIMMSIYRMRDAINLDELNLLRW
- the fpoL gene encoding F420H2 dehydrogenase subunit FpoL is translated as MAYDNLAFLIPLLPALAFVITFFVGKKTPYGGALIPIFAIAASFLISLLITIGLLQNPDQVISQSYHWFAILNLGVLIDPLAAVMLTMVTFVSLLIHIYSVGYMSHDPAKSRYFAETSLFTASMLSLILSDNILQLFISWELVGLCSYLLIGFWYQKPSAASAAKKAFLTTRIGDVMFLAGIIVLFADLFKLVNGSIPEGVYLLRFDEIFSYIPEIAAMNATILGFEVSHLTIITLLFFGGAVGKSGQFPLHVWLPDAMEGPTTVSALIHAATMVTAGVYLVARTFPMFIAAPQSLIIVAYVGAFTALFAATMGIVMNDLKRVLAYSTISQLGYMMLGLGMGAVIGAEAVGVSIFHLISHAFFKALLFLCAGSVIHAVGTHDMRELGGVAKVMPITAATMVAASLALAGFGIPGTSIGSTGFFSKDPIIENAYLFGEHAGNWFPYLFAIVAALLTSLYIFRLLFMTFAGKPRTNYGGHESPASMTVPLSILGILALVFGAIVVEPFNKFVSSTFVNNFVNMDIPALAEVGNYELVHHAGHEPLLILWMPVIVAVIGLLIAFVIYYQKAIDMSRFVSKNNVVYKLLYNRYYQNEIFTQLFAVKFVYEGLAMAGYHIDRFIDGIVNVISYLTIEVGDSFRKIQTGVIQHYSVAVITGVSLLVILIKLVMEVF
- the fpoM gene encoding F(420)H(2) dehydrogenase subunit M, translated to MLPVLSLIVLIPLLFSAFAFLTKTREQARVVALMGTLITLVLTLYMYFSFDSSSAAMQFEEMASWIPSLGINYHLGVDGISMPLILLNAIVIPLLILFTWDDVRSTPNRFYGLILAMQGAVIGVFISLDFFLFYVFWELTLIPLFFMVNIWGGPNKRHASIKFFIYTHVASLVMLLGIFGLYFAAWDQTGVANMGIAHLMSQFPMIGSGIARDAIFLALLFGFLVKLPIVPFHSWLPDAYAEAPTAGSVLFILLKIAGYGIFRVILPMLPATGTPDMMITILGLLGSVSIVYGAFLALSQKDLKRMVAYSSVSHMGFVALGAAGLVALSISGAMFQQFSHGLIMSIMFMSVGVIQASTGTRIINDLGGLATKMPKLAVIMMLAFMASLGLPGLTGFIAEFMVFTFSYVNVPTFVILALFGVVITAGYHLWAMQRTMFGVYNGKIGEVFDLSNVQTFSMAVIALLVLYFGLNPSPVLDMMITGSNEIVSLMAAMGV
- the fpoN gene encoding F(420)H(2) dehydrogenase subunit N — its product is MVDLMLLAPEIIVALTGLIVLTIGIFMGSSSKNVLGYIATAGCLAALAMVIGNFSASALMFSDTLSVDPLSQFFKLVFLVVALIVSIASIKYTEDNKDTEIFYTLVLFATFGMMFVASANDLMVLFVAFELASIATYALAGFEKKNPRSVEASMKYLLMGALSAALLLMGISFVYGATGTTSIPGIAQNMDVLASNAIGLLAIVLLIAGFGFKIALVPFHMWAPDTYQGSPSVVSALLAAGSKKMAFVAAFKVFIVALLAIQADWRMAFAVLAVITMTYGNVVALSQRSVKRMLAYSSVAQAGYISMAFVVLTPMALTGGILYTLAHGFMKAGAFIATAAVVYMVIKEKRDTEIPDHLDNFKGLGKKMPITALCLTVFVLALAGIPPTAGYMSKFILFSSTIQAGMVWLAVIAILNSAVSLYYYARLVRYMYAMPHEGEKLAEPAPYVAALLISLVGVLAIGLWPEPFVKIAMQAASVLVGGI
- a CDS encoding F420H2 dehydrogenase subunit FpoO, whose product is MADCDLCGVSIPTVCPVKVFEPRFEHSYPEGIWKGLCEKCLDSAKGTFDEKRDEEGKCVPGNKFENCDLCGTTCQIYDIEVFVPSFKNVYDEEVRHLCRRCLESCNEAYDRKDECFGEHH
- a CDS encoding nucleoside recognition protein, which translates into the protein MIDLLLRVLDFAVPILIMIFIGLWGAGLLIELGLMKKLSRLARPLLKHTNLPESCGSAFLVAIGSTAAANSMVVQAKDKGCVNDREAILCALLNSTPAYVRGIITYQIPIIIPALGPVVGGFYVMVFIISAVVKFSVVIILSKFWIKEQKNCTLDDGHNGNRPPLKEAMKASFKKEKKLFFKIATIYLGMTTLVFALRERGFFEIFSVLPLADLFGIPSESIIPLTTYIASPILGVSLLGPMIGEGSISYLQAMIVIMLGSMFMLPIFSIRTLLPRYISIFGPKLGVKIVTISTGMSILTRFTILVILLSIA
- a CDS encoding methytransferase partner Trm112, whose translation is MKKEMMNILACPLCKGELVLNISSDEGEEVISGTLYCAACDEYYPIEAGIPNMLPPEMRD
- a CDS encoding DUF7524 family protein, with protein sequence MQQIHINRLGVNSIEFDIPSVEVSLSPGGEQSFEIVIINYGSPTHVNFSISENLDGYVTFLDDNPYVTHEEYVPVVVRIPHEGRVFSSGTIFVTMGYGSKTESFGINIGQQDNVRIPVEEEPKIEPVHIPSPPSSASKTKWSMDFGQFLKKSISPNDMKLITLLFMLIGFLFGAYYVISSVNLNPAGFSTSFYTSLAIAILLTLLFAYMLTKLPVFRK